A genome region from Jeotgalibacillus aurantiacus includes the following:
- the rpsO gene encoding 30S ribosomal protein S15 produces MAITQERKNEIIQEFRTHEGDTGSVEVQVAILTEDINNLNQHLRTHKKDHHSRRGLFKMVGRRRNLLTYLRNNDVARYRELINKLGLRR; encoded by the coding sequence ATGGCTATTACACAAGAACGCAAGAACGAAATCATTCAGGAATTCCGTACACACGAAGGAGATACAGGATCTGTAGAAGTACAGGTTGCGATTCTTACTGAAGACATCAACAACCTGAACCAGCACCTTCGTACACACAAGAAGGACCACCATTCACGCCGCGGACTGTTCAAAATGGTTGGACGCCGCCGTAACCTGTTGACTTATCTTCGTAACAACGACGTAGCTCGTTACCGCGAACTGATCAACAAACTTGGCCTTCGTCGATAA
- the dpsA gene encoding dipicolinate synthase subunit DpsA, translating into MADEKHGSVINIAVIGGDARQKIIAQTLCQKGFHLYLAGFDLLALSEPGYTKCTLDELPLHMLDAMIFPVSGVMSNGEVRSSFSKHNIILSDENMERVKRDCLLFSGIRTEWLEKQQHETVYMMEEDEVAILNSIPTAEGVLWLLIQHTEKTIHQSRILISGFGRTGMTIARMLKALGAHVYGTSISKAENARMVEMGIEVIPFPLCRHHLSHIETWINTIPSDGILTMDTLSWLEPKSTIIELASNPCPEQKKNAEMLGLNYIEAPSLPGMVAPKTAGTILADAITGKLKTDGV; encoded by the coding sequence ATGGCAGATGAAAAACACGGGTCAGTAATAAACATCGCCGTTATCGGTGGAGATGCAAGACAGAAAATTATCGCACAGACATTATGCCAGAAGGGTTTTCATTTATATTTAGCGGGTTTTGATTTACTGGCACTGTCTGAACCGGGGTATACAAAATGCACGCTTGATGAACTTCCTTTACACATGCTTGATGCGATGATCTTTCCGGTAAGCGGGGTTATGTCAAACGGTGAAGTCCGGTCATCCTTTTCAAAGCACAACATTATCCTGTCTGATGAAAATATGGAGAGAGTAAAAAGAGACTGTCTCTTGTTTTCGGGCATCCGGACAGAGTGGCTCGAAAAGCAGCAGCATGAGACAGTCTATATGATGGAGGAAGACGAAGTAGCCATATTGAACTCCATCCCAACGGCAGAAGGGGTGTTGTGGCTGCTGATCCAGCATACTGAAAAAACCATCCATCAGTCACGGATCCTCATTTCAGGGTTTGGCAGAACGGGCATGACCATCGCAAGGATGCTGAAGGCGCTGGGGGCTCACGTCTATGGTACGTCCATTTCAAAAGCTGAAAATGCCAGAATGGTTGAGATGGGTATTGAAGTGATTCCCTTTCCTTTGTGCCGGCATCATCTATCTCATATAGAGACGTGGATCAATACGATACCTTCAGACGGCATACTTACGATGGACACCTTATCCTGGCTTGAGCCAAAATCAACGATTATTGAATTGGCTTCAAACCCATGCCCTGAGCAGAAAAAGAACGCTGAGATGCTCGGATTAAATTATATTGAAGCGCCGAGTCTGCCGGGTATGGTAGCGCCGAAAACCGCAGGCACCATTCTTGCGGATGCAATCACGGGCAAATTAAAGACGGATGGAGTGTGA
- the rbfA gene encoding 30S ribosome-binding factor RbfA, whose translation MSLRSNRVGEQMKKELGDIIGRKIKDPRIGFVTVTDVEVTGDLQQATVYITVLGDEEQRENTLRGLVKAKGFIRSEIGQRIRLRKTPELLFEFDESIETGNRIESLIRDLKERE comes from the coding sequence ATGTCATTACGCTCAAATCGTGTCGGGGAACAAATGAAAAAAGAACTCGGCGATATCATCGGACGCAAAATAAAAGATCCAAGAATCGGATTTGTCACTGTAACGGATGTTGAGGTTACAGGTGACCTTCAACAGGCAACGGTGTACATCACGGTGCTTGGAGATGAAGAACAGCGTGAAAATACGCTTCGCGGTTTAGTGAAAGCAAAGGGCTTTATCCGTTCAGAAATCGGACAGCGAATCAGACTTCGCAAAACGCCTGAGCTGCTGTTTGAATTCGATGAGTCAATCGAAACAGGTAACCGGATTGAATCTCTGATCCGCGACCTGAAAGAGCGCGAATAA
- a CDS encoding bifunctional riboflavin kinase/FAD synthetase — MKVYTLHHPHELVKEELPKLSIALGFFDGVHKGHQKVIQTAVDYAAQHRLKSAVMTFEPHPSIVLSSKKDPVRLLSTLSQKLEKIRHLGVDYVFVVRFTSAFAGLEPQQFVDQYLINLNVVHVTAGFDFSYGKMGRGKMDTLPFHSRNAFTSTIVEKQELSDEKISSTRIRQLIGDGEVQAAAELLGEEYITEGSVIHGEKRGRKIGFPTANISYDPVGMIPSPGVYAVQLHVLGRWHDGVCNIGYKPTFNDPGSSALSVEVHLFDFSESIYGEEVKVKWVKRIRSEKKFDGIDSLVRQISLDKDSAIELFRERNKKS; from the coding sequence ATGAAAGTATATACTCTTCATCATCCACATGAGCTTGTAAAGGAAGAACTGCCGAAGCTGTCGATTGCACTCGGCTTTTTCGACGGTGTACATAAAGGGCATCAAAAGGTCATTCAGACCGCTGTCGATTACGCAGCGCAGCACAGATTAAAAAGTGCAGTCATGACATTTGAACCTCATCCCTCCATTGTACTCAGTTCCAAAAAGGATCCGGTCAGACTGTTATCAACACTTTCTCAAAAGCTTGAAAAGATCAGGCATCTCGGAGTCGATTATGTTTTTGTTGTCAGGTTCACATCGGCTTTTGCAGGTCTTGAACCCCAGCAGTTTGTCGACCAGTACCTGATTAACCTGAATGTCGTCCACGTGACGGCAGGATTTGATTTTTCCTACGGCAAAATGGGGAGAGGGAAGATGGATACACTCCCTTTTCACTCCAGAAATGCCTTTACCTCAACAATTGTTGAAAAGCAGGAGCTCAGTGACGAAAAGATCAGTTCAACCCGTATCCGTCAGTTAATCGGGGATGGTGAAGTACAGGCAGCAGCAGAATTGCTCGGAGAGGAATATATCACTGAGGGAAGTGTGATTCACGGTGAGAAACGCGGCCGGAAAATCGGTTTCCCTACTGCAAATATCTCATATGATCCGGTTGGTATGATCCCATCACCAGGTGTTTACGCTGTTCAACTGCACGTATTAGGCCGCTGGCATGACGGGGTGTGTAATATTGGGTACAAACCGACCTTTAATGATCCGGGCTCATCAGCATTGTCTGTTGAAGTTCATCTCTTTGATTTCTCTGAGAGCATTTACGGGGAAGAAGTAAAAGTTAAATGGGTCAAAAGAATTCGCAGTGAGAAAAAATTCGACGGGATCGATTCACTTGTCCGTCAGATTTCCCTTGATAAGGATTCTGCGATCGAACTGTTCAGGGAGCGGAATAAGAAGTCCTGA
- a CDS encoding YlmC/YmxH family sporulation protein has translation MRLSELYRKEIIHINRAERMGVLGNADLEFNQTTGQIEKMLIPAAKMNPFSRVKEEYFIPWNDITSVGKEMILIQEHESQLKENIHKIPEKEE, from the coding sequence ATGAGACTGAGTGAGCTGTACAGAAAAGAAATCATCCATATTAACCGGGCAGAAAGAATGGGGGTACTCGGGAATGCCGACCTGGAATTTAACCAGACAACCGGACAAATTGAAAAGATGCTGATCCCTGCAGCAAAAATGAACCCATTTTCAAGAGTAAAGGAAGAATATTTCATTCCGTGGAACGATATCACCTCTGTCGGAAAGGAAATGATCTTAATTCAGGAACATGAATCACAGTTAAAAGAGAACATACATAAAATACCTGAGAAAGAAGAATAG
- a CDS encoding dipicolinate synthase subunit B, producing MLHGKRIGFGLTGSHCTYHAVLPEIKKLRALGAEVYPVVSYTVQKTDTRFGEGESWLKVIEEAAGRKCVCTIPEAEPFGPVTPLDCMVIAPLTGNSLSKLANALTDSPVLMAAKATMRNTKPVVVAISTNDGLGLNGVNIMKLMAAKNVYFVPFSQDDPISKPNSLVAHMSDIQSTVEAAILGKQIQPVLTMANLNKRD from the coding sequence ATGCTACACGGAAAACGAATCGGCTTTGGTCTCACAGGTTCCCATTGTACGTATCATGCGGTATTGCCTGAAATTAAAAAGTTGAGGGCTCTGGGTGCCGAGGTGTACCCGGTTGTCAGTTATACGGTACAAAAAACCGATACACGATTTGGAGAAGGCGAGTCGTGGCTGAAGGTTATTGAAGAGGCTGCGGGAAGAAAATGTGTCTGTACGATTCCGGAAGCTGAACCGTTCGGCCCGGTTACACCGCTTGACTGTATGGTCATTGCCCCTCTGACAGGGAATTCACTGTCCAAACTTGCCAATGCACTGACCGATTCACCTGTGCTGATGGCTGCAAAAGCAACGATGCGTAATACAAAACCTGTTGTCGTTGCCATCTCAACAAATGACGGTTTAGGATTAAACGGTGTAAATATTATGAAGCTGATGGCTGCTAAAAATGTATACTTTGTTCCATTCAGTCAGGATGATCCGATCTCGAAACCAAATTCACTTGTTGCACATATGAGTGACATTCAATCAACGGTAGAGGCAGCGATTCTTGGAAAACAAATACAGCCTGTATTAACAATGGCGAATTTAAATAAAAGAGATTGA
- a CDS encoding M16 family metallopeptidase — protein MITRHTCKNGLRVVFEQIPTVRSAAVGVWIGTGSRHENEHNNGVSHFLEHMLFKGTKERSARKIAEEFDRIGGHVNAFTSKEYTCYYAKVLDNHAEHALEVLGDMFFNSVFDPAELEKEKNVVLEEIKMYEDTPDDIVHDLLGEAVYGNHPLGYPILGTEQTIRSFSQDSLKQYVYEMYRPEDVVISVAGNVDPSFIQKVEALFGDYESNGQKRMEPLKPSFHYEQLSKKKETEQAHLCFGFEGLPIGHEDTYSLIIMNNVLGGSMSSRLFQDVREDKGLAYSVFSYHSAHKDNGLLTIYAGTGAEQLDELFSTVKTTLDSFKKNGMTEQELSFSKEQLKGNLMLGLESTNARMSRNGKNELMLGRHRSMDELITRIDEVTLDSVNRITQQVLTDRHATSIISPKEVKPYQHA, from the coding sequence ATGATTACTCGTCACACGTGTAAAAATGGTTTGCGTGTGGTTTTTGAACAGATCCCGACCGTCCGCTCGGCAGCGGTAGGTGTCTGGATCGGTACAGGATCGCGTCATGAAAATGAACACAATAATGGGGTGTCCCATTTCCTTGAGCATATGCTTTTTAAAGGAACAAAAGAAAGATCTGCAAGAAAGATCGCAGAAGAATTTGACCGTATCGGCGGGCACGTGAACGCCTTTACTTCTAAAGAGTACACGTGCTATTACGCCAAAGTGCTCGACAATCATGCAGAGCACGCGCTTGAAGTGCTCGGGGATATGTTTTTCAATTCAGTCTTCGACCCGGCTGAACTTGAAAAAGAAAAAAACGTTGTACTTGAAGAAATCAAGATGTATGAAGATACGCCTGATGATATCGTCCATGACCTCCTTGGTGAAGCCGTATATGGAAACCATCCGCTTGGCTACCCTATTTTAGGAACGGAACAGACGATCCGCTCATTCAGTCAGGACAGCCTGAAACAATATGTATACGAAATGTACCGTCCTGAGGATGTGGTCATTTCTGTTGCAGGAAATGTGGATCCTTCATTTATTCAAAAGGTCGAGGCTTTGTTTGGTGATTACGAGTCAAATGGACAAAAAAGAATGGAACCGTTAAAACCTTCATTTCATTATGAACAGCTATCAAAGAAAAAAGAAACAGAACAGGCTCACCTTTGTTTCGGCTTTGAAGGGCTCCCAATTGGACACGAGGATACGTACAGCCTGATCATCATGAACAATGTTCTTGGTGGCAGCATGTCTTCCCGTCTTTTTCAGGATGTCAGAGAGGATAAAGGACTTGCTTATTCTGTATTCTCATACCACTCTGCCCACAAGGATAATGGCCTTCTAACCATTTATGCAGGTACGGGCGCAGAGCAGTTGGATGAGTTATTTTCAACCGTAAAAACGACACTCGATTCATTTAAAAAGAACGGCATGACAGAGCAGGAGCTTTCTTTTTCAAAAGAACAATTGAAAGGAAACCTGATGCTTGGGCTTGAAAGCACCAATGCCAGAATGAGCAGAAACGGCAAAAACGAACTTATGCTGGGTCGTCACCGTTCAATGGACGAGTTAATTACCAGAATCGATGAAGTCACACTCGATTCCGTTAACCGCATCACACAGCAGGTCCTAACAGATCGCCATGCAACATCCATCATTTCACCAAAAGAAGTAAAACCATACCAGCACGCTTAA
- the truB gene encoding tRNA pseudouridine(55) synthase TruB, translating to MNGILPLWKEAGMTSHDCVFKVRKILRTKKVGHTGTLDPDVDGVLPLCIGRATKIAEYVTDAGKSYRADIVIGESTETEDASGELVEKTDVDEAISLSAILNVAESLTGEIEQIPPMYSAVKVNGKRLYEYARAGQVIERPSRKVSIHSIIIDDETLAWDEEKKTFSFSADIVCGKGTYIRTLAVMFGERLGYPAHMSRLTRTSSASFKKEHCLTLEELAQKLTEQSADDLLLPLEMGLSGLKMLVVSDKVASKVKHGAVLPVPSGWTGEEGEPVAVYHNNEALAIYQLHPTKSGLIKPVKVIFTG from the coding sequence ATGAATGGTATTCTTCCTTTATGGAAAGAGGCTGGGATGACGTCTCATGATTGTGTGTTTAAAGTGAGAAAGATATTACGGACAAAAAAAGTGGGTCATACAGGCACCCTTGATCCGGATGTAGACGGAGTGCTGCCGCTTTGTATCGGAAGAGCAACGAAGATTGCAGAATATGTGACGGATGCCGGTAAATCCTACAGAGCGGATATCGTCATTGGGGAGTCAACTGAAACAGAAGATGCATCAGGTGAATTGGTTGAAAAAACAGATGTTGATGAAGCCATTTCTCTGTCGGCTATATTAAATGTGGCTGAATCACTGACAGGCGAGATTGAGCAGATTCCGCCAATGTATTCTGCAGTGAAGGTAAACGGGAAGAGGCTTTATGAGTATGCTCGGGCAGGACAGGTGATTGAACGGCCATCAAGAAAAGTCTCGATCCATTCAATTATTATTGACGATGAGACACTTGCGTGGGACGAAGAGAAGAAAACATTTTCTTTTTCAGCTGATATTGTGTGCGGTAAAGGCACCTATATCCGGACACTTGCGGTGATGTTTGGAGAGCGGCTTGGTTATCCTGCACATATGAGCCGTTTAACAAGGACATCCTCTGCATCATTTAAGAAGGAGCATTGCCTGACACTTGAAGAACTCGCGCAAAAACTGACTGAACAGTCAGCTGATGACCTTCTGCTGCCTCTTGAAATGGGGCTCTCCGGATTGAAGATGCTCGTCGTTAGTGATAAAGTTGCAAGTAAAGTGAAACATGGAGCAGTGCTTCCGGTGCCTTCCGGCTGGACGGGAGAAGAAGGAGAACCTGTTGCGGTTTATCACAACAATGAAGCGTTAGCTATTTATCAACTTCATCCTACAAAGTCAGGGCTGATTAAACCTGTAAAAGTCATCTTCACGGGGTGA
- the pnp gene encoding polyribonucleotide nucleotidyltransferase, whose protein sequence is MDQTKQVFSTDWAGRKLTVEVGQLAKQASGAALIRYGDTVVLSTAVGSKEPKPLDFFPLTVNYEERMYSVGKIPGGFIKREGRPSERAVLTSRLIDRPIRPLFPDGFRNDVQIMSMVMSVDQDCSSEMAAMLGSSLSLCVSDIPFGGPIAGVMVGLIDGEFIINPSIEQQNKSEMELIVAGTKDAINMVEAGAFEVPEEKMLEAIMFGHEEIKKLIAFQEEIVAACGKEKREITLAELDADVVSRVQEMAGDKMVSAVQTQEKHAREEAISAVKEEVLAVFEAEEAEEAVIKDAKKALDKMVKEEVRRQITQDKIRPDGRRPDEIRPLASEVGMLPRTHGSGLFTRGQTQAMSIATLGALGDVQIIDGLGVEESKRFMHHYNFPLFSVGETGPIRGPGRREIGHGALGERALEKVLPSEKDFPYTIRLVSEVLESNGSTSQASICASTLAMMDAGVPLKAPVAGIAMGLVKSGEDYTILTDIQGMEDFLGDMDFKVAGTAKGVTALQMDIKIDGLTKNILEEALTQAKEGRLHILNSMLETISEPRKELSEYAPKIIQLSINPDKIRDVIGPSGKTINKIIEETGVKIDIEQDGTVFIASADSAMNEKAKQIIEDMVREAKVGQNYLGKVKRIEKFGAFVEIFSGKDGLVHISELQEERTNKVEDVLSLGDQIEVKVTEIDNQGRVNLSRKAVLKEQKEREEQAKS, encoded by the coding sequence ATGGATCAGACAAAACAGGTTTTTTCTACAGACTGGGCCGGCCGTAAACTGACAGTTGAAGTCGGACAGCTTGCAAAACAGGCAAGCGGAGCAGCGCTTATCCGCTACGGGGATACCGTGGTGTTAAGTACGGCTGTAGGATCAAAAGAGCCGAAACCGCTGGATTTTTTCCCGCTTACCGTTAACTATGAAGAACGTATGTATTCTGTCGGAAAAATTCCGGGAGGATTTATCAAAAGAGAAGGACGTCCAAGTGAGCGTGCTGTATTAACAAGCCGTCTTATTGACCGTCCGATCCGCCCGCTTTTCCCGGACGGATTCCGTAACGATGTTCAGATTATGAGCATGGTCATGAGTGTGGACCAGGACTGCTCATCTGAAATGGCTGCTATGCTCGGATCATCATTATCACTTTGTGTATCCGATATTCCGTTCGGTGGTCCGATCGCAGGTGTGATGGTCGGTCTGATTGATGGTGAATTCATTATTAACCCGTCAATTGAACAGCAGAACAAAAGTGAAATGGAACTGATTGTTGCCGGAACAAAGGATGCCATCAACATGGTAGAAGCCGGAGCTTTTGAAGTACCGGAAGAAAAAATGCTTGAGGCAATCATGTTCGGTCATGAAGAAATTAAAAAGCTGATTGCATTCCAGGAAGAAATCGTCGCTGCATGCGGTAAAGAAAAGCGTGAAATTACGCTTGCTGAACTGGATGCTGACGTTGTAAGCCGCGTTCAGGAAATGGCAGGAGACAAAATGGTTTCCGCTGTTCAAACGCAGGAAAAGCACGCACGTGAAGAAGCCATTTCAGCAGTAAAAGAAGAAGTACTGGCTGTCTTCGAAGCGGAAGAAGCAGAAGAAGCTGTGATCAAGGATGCTAAAAAAGCACTTGATAAGATGGTCAAGGAGGAAGTTCGCCGCCAGATCACCCAGGATAAAATCCGTCCTGATGGCAGACGTCCTGATGAGATTCGTCCACTTGCTTCTGAAGTGGGAATGCTGCCTCGTACACACGGTTCAGGCCTTTTCACCCGCGGACAGACTCAGGCAATGAGCATCGCTACACTTGGTGCTTTAGGAGATGTTCAGATTATTGATGGACTTGGCGTGGAAGAGTCAAAACGCTTTATGCATCACTATAACTTCCCGCTGTTCAGTGTCGGTGAAACAGGTCCGATCAGAGGACCGGGCCGCCGTGAAATCGGTCACGGTGCACTCGGTGAGCGTGCGCTTGAAAAAGTACTGCCAAGTGAAAAGGATTTCCCATATACGATTCGTCTTGTATCAGAAGTGCTTGAATCAAACGGTTCAACTTCACAGGCAAGTATCTGTGCGAGTACACTTGCCATGATGGACGCAGGAGTTCCGCTTAAAGCGCCGGTTGCCGGAATTGCGATGGGGCTTGTTAAATCCGGTGAGGACTACACCATTTTGACTGATATTCAGGGAATGGAAGACTTCCTTGGAGACATGGACTTTAAAGTAGCTGGGACGGCGAAGGGTGTTACAGCTCTTCAAATGGATATTAAGATTGACGGACTTACAAAGAACATTCTTGAAGAGGCACTGACTCAGGCGAAAGAGGGAAGACTTCACATTCTGAATTCCATGCTTGAGACTATCAGCGAGCCTAGAAAAGAGCTGTCAGAGTATGCACCGAAAATTATCCAGCTTTCTATTAATCCTGATAAGATCCGTGACGTCATCGGACCAAGCGGTAAAACGATCAATAAAATTATCGAGGAAACAGGCGTTAAGATTGATATTGAGCAGGATGGAACAGTCTTCATTGCATCTGCAGATTCAGCGATGAATGAAAAAGCAAAACAGATCATTGAAGACATGGTACGTGAAGCGAAAGTCGGTCAGAACTACCTCGGTAAAGTTAAACGCATCGAGAAGTTCGGTGCTTTTGTGGAAATCTTCAGCGGCAAGGATGGACTCGTTCACATTTCCGAGCTTCAGGAAGAACGCACAAACAAGGTGGAAGACGTATTATCCCTTGGTGACCAGATTGAAGTAAAAGTAACGGAAATCGATAACCAGGGACGTGTAAACCTTTCCCGTAAAGCTGTTTTGAAAGAGCAGAAAGAAAGAGAAGAACAGGCAAAATCTTAA